A genomic stretch from Acinonyx jubatus isolate Ajub_Pintada_27869175 chromosome E2, VMU_Ajub_asm_v1.0, whole genome shotgun sequence includes:
- the BEAN1 gene encoding protein BEAN1 isoform X2: MSFKRPCPSRYNRTSYFYPTFSESSEHSHLLVSPVLVASAVIGVVIILSCITIIVGSIRRDRQARLQRHRHRHRRHHHHHHHHRRRRHREYEQGYVSDGTYSRSSHRIRYSCSPVEDWSPPLDLSSDGDVDVTVLRDLYPDSPPGYEECMGPGATQLYIPTDAPPPYSLTDSYPVLDGIIDVGGGRHQQAQRILGQGGLRTVSMDTLPPYEAVCGVNPPSGLLPLPGPEPGPRSPQVSPITTWALVSGPERIL; encoded by the exons CTCGCTACAACCGTACCAGCTATTTCTACCCCACGTTCTCAGAAAGTTCGGAGCACAGCCACCTGCTCGTGTCTCCTGTGCTGGTGGCAAGTGCAGTCATAGGTGTGGTCATCATCCTCTCCTGCATTACCATCATCGTTGGCAGCATCCGCAGGGACCGGCAGGCCCGGCTCCAGCgtcaccgccaccgccaccgccgccaccatcaccaccaccatcaccaccgccgccgccgccatcgAGAGTATGAGCAAGGCTATG TGTCTGATGGGACCTACAGCCGCTCGAGCCACAGGATTCGCTACAGCTGCAGCCCTGTCGAAGACTGGTCCCCGCCCTTAGATCTCAGCTCTGATGGGGACGTGGATGTCACAGTGCTTCGAGACCTGTACCCAGATTCTCCCCCAGG TTATGAGGAGTGTATGGGGCCAGGTGCCACCCAGCTGTACATCCCCACGGATGCACCACCACCCTACTCGCTGACCGACTCCTACCCCGTGCTGGATGGCATCATCGATGTGGGCGGTGGCCGTCACCAGCAGGCACAGAGGATCCTGGGCCAGGGTGGCCTCCGCACCGTCTCCATGGATACCCTGCCCCCTTATGAGGCTGTGTGTGGGGTCAACCCCCCATCAGGTCTGCTGCCGCTGCCAGGACCAGAACCAGGGCCAAGGAGCCCCCAGGTCTCACCCATCACAACCTGGGCCCTGGTCTCTGGCCCAGAAAGGATTCTGTGA
- the LOC128310935 gene encoding spermatogenesis-associated protein 2-like: MSQPQHPGPGEAAPTTLLGDLISYYQEEAGAGRLRVCRQAALTHRARRFSDMGPPLQLYPPELVASNLRATHSQGAPSPTQPVCHELVQALEFLELISVNLLLFPWRKEIRSLKTYTGNFAYRVQPALSEQTLHTILGRLGYVATSEAEFSLVQAISKEDAEQMVFEIFLARVTCEAILGTSSRQVLGLGREKPYRRRSSKRKLAKAHNCPEGAQPGPQEGLGSERALAEGPDHQSTVPMAPSLSEVSTSPRTLCAGPQLPLDSQRRASTRSDSEEFLTCYSDLVLHRTPLFPRDFPLRGLKGDQTQGPALAPSPPAGEALTSLGSSGEWSLVPSAAPESRVVTIPRQPRLTPGPQLSGKPLDPKPEAQPEPTAPDADTVPPNTSSELDELCEYLSHLLGPPTLADHPGGLPGPGVEDTRQSEPLTGPEPAAEAGGPDSRITQLWRPTQNPLMYEGPRHHVPPGELEGPVLTQEHHPGNS, encoded by the exons ATGAGCCAGCCCCAACACCCTGGGCCGGGTGAGGCTGCTCCAACGACCCTCCTGGGTGACCTCATCAGCTACTACCAAGAGGAGGCAGGGGCCGGCCGGCTCCGGGTCTGCAGGCAAGCAGCCCTCACCCACAGGGCCCGGCGGTTCTCCGACATGGGGCCCCCCCTTCAGCTCTATCCGCCTGAACTTGTGGCCTCCAATCTGCGGGCCACTCACTCCCAGGGGGCACCCAGCCCTACCCAGCCTGTCTGCCATGAACTGGTGCAGGCACTAGAGTTCCTGGAGCTAATATCTGTCAACCTACTTCTGTTTCCCTGGAGGAAGGAAATCAGGTCCCTGAAG ACATACACTGGAAACTTTGCCTACCGGGTGCAGCCTGCGCTTTCTGAACAAACACTGCACACCATTCTGGGCAGGCTGGGCTATGTGGCCACCTCTGAGGCAGAGTTTTCGCTGGTCCAGGCCATCAGCAAGGAGGACGCCGAGCAGATGGTGTTTGAAATCTTCCTGGCGAGAGTTACGTGTGAGGCCATTCTGGGGACCTCGAGCAGGCAGGTCCTGGGACTGGGCAGAGAGAAACCCTACCGCAGGCGCAGCTCCAAGAGAAAGCTGGCGAAGGCCCACAACTGCCCCGAGGGGGCCCAGCCAGGCCCCCAAGAAGGGCTGGGATCTGAGAGGGCCCTGGCTGAGGGCCCTGACCATCAGAGCACTGTGCCAATGGCCCCGAGCCTGTCTGAGGTCTCAACATCCCCCCGCACCCTCTGTGCCGGCCCCCAGCTCCCCCTGGACTCCCAGCGCCGTGCCAGCACACGCTCGGACAGTGAGGAGTTCTTGACCTGCTACAGTGACCTTGTTCTGCACCGGACACCCCTGTTCCCCAGGGACTTTCCCCTGCGTGGCCTGAAGGGAGACCAAACCCAGGGCCCAGCCCTGGCTCCCAGCCCACCTGCAGGTGAAGCGCTCACCTCCTTGGGCAGCAGCGGTGAGTGGTCCCTGGTCCCCAGTGCAGCTCCTGAGAGCAGAGTGGTCACCATCCCCAGGCAGCCCCGGCTGACACCAGGCCCCCAGTTGTCAGGGAAACCCTTGGACCCAAAGCCAGAAGCACAGCCGGAGCCGACCGCCCCTGACGCAGACACTGTTCCTCCAAACACTTCCTCTGAGTTGGACGAGCTCTGTGAATACCTCTCCCACCTCCTCGGACCCCCAACTCTAGCAGACCATCCTGGGGgcctcccaggccctggggtTGAGGACACTAGACAATCAGAACCTCTCACGGGGCCAGAGCCAGCCGCTGAGGCCGGGGGCCCAGACAGTAGGATCACCCAACTCTGGAGGCCTACTCAGAACCCCCTCATGTATGAGGGCCCCCGACACCATGTTCCCCCAGGGGAGCTGGAGGGGCCAGTTCTGACCCAAGAACACCACCCAGGCAATAGCTAA
- the BEAN1 gene encoding protein BEAN1 isoform X1, translating into MSFKRPCPLARYNRTSYFYPTFSESSEHSHLLVSPVLVASAVIGVVIILSCITIIVGSIRRDRQARLQRHRHRHRRHHHHHHHHRRRRHREYEQGYVSDGTYSRSSHRIRYSCSPVEDWSPPLDLSSDGDVDVTVLRDLYPDSPPGYEECMGPGATQLYIPTDAPPPYSLTDSYPVLDGIIDVGGGRHQQAQRILGQGGLRTVSMDTLPPYEAVCGVNPPSGLLPLPGPEPGPRSPQVSPITTWALVSGPERIL; encoded by the exons TAGCTCGCTACAACCGTACCAGCTATTTCTACCCCACGTTCTCAGAAAGTTCGGAGCACAGCCACCTGCTCGTGTCTCCTGTGCTGGTGGCAAGTGCAGTCATAGGTGTGGTCATCATCCTCTCCTGCATTACCATCATCGTTGGCAGCATCCGCAGGGACCGGCAGGCCCGGCTCCAGCgtcaccgccaccgccaccgccgccaccatcaccaccaccatcaccaccgccgccgccgccatcgAGAGTATGAGCAAGGCTATG TGTCTGATGGGACCTACAGCCGCTCGAGCCACAGGATTCGCTACAGCTGCAGCCCTGTCGAAGACTGGTCCCCGCCCTTAGATCTCAGCTCTGATGGGGACGTGGATGTCACAGTGCTTCGAGACCTGTACCCAGATTCTCCCCCAGG TTATGAGGAGTGTATGGGGCCAGGTGCCACCCAGCTGTACATCCCCACGGATGCACCACCACCCTACTCGCTGACCGACTCCTACCCCGTGCTGGATGGCATCATCGATGTGGGCGGTGGCCGTCACCAGCAGGCACAGAGGATCCTGGGCCAGGGTGGCCTCCGCACCGTCTCCATGGATACCCTGCCCCCTTATGAGGCTGTGTGTGGGGTCAACCCCCCATCAGGTCTGCTGCCGCTGCCAGGACCAGAACCAGGGCCAAGGAGCCCCCAGGTCTCACCCATCACAACCTGGGCCCTGGTCTCTGGCCCAGAAAGGATTCTGTGA